From a single Candidatus Syntrophosphaera sp. genomic region:
- a CDS encoding prepilin-type N-terminal cleavage/methylation domain-containing protein produces MKKIIKHGTGIIGRQRGVTLVEVIVVMIISTLLIVTAALGVGVFFRKYKELNAWAELQTDALDALNIIKNGVPVGSGDNMEYYGVTNAMKLQLTNTTTNTANGIRIVPPTDRLMETNDYAHFFLYDGVVRCTYVFHGIQVASPLYIFPKEENLGKMVVDRFLITKLNQEQEVLAVQVELHARVKTGTDNFRTVRFRTKMAKK; encoded by the coding sequence ATGAAAAAAATTATAAAACACGGCACCGGAATAATCGGCCGGCAACGCGGCGTGACCTTGGTCGAGGTTATCGTCGTGATGATCATCTCCACGCTTCTGATCGTGACCGCCGCGTTGGGGGTCGGCGTTTTTTTCCGCAAATACAAGGAACTGAACGCCTGGGCCGAATTGCAAACTGACGCCCTGGACGCCCTCAACATTATCAAGAACGGAGTGCCCGTCGGCAGCGGCGACAACATGGAGTATTACGGCGTGACCAACGCCATGAAGCTCCAACTGACCAACACGACGACCAACACCGCGAACGGGATCCGGATCGTCCCGCCCACCGACAGGCTGATGGAGACCAACGATTACGCCCACTTCTTCCTCTATGACGGAGTGGTGCGCTGCACCTATGTGTTCCACGGGATCCAGGTGGCCTCGCCGCTCTACATCTTTCCCAAGGAGGAAAACCTGGGGAAGATGGTCGTGGACCGGTTCCTGATCACCAAACTCAATCAGGAACAAGAGGTCTTGGCGGTCCAGGTCGAACTCCACGCCCGGGTCAAGACCGGCACGGACAATTTCCGGACGGTCAGATTCAGGACCAAGATGGCCAAGAAATGA
- a CDS encoding prepilin-type N-terminal cleavage/methylation domain-containing protein codes for MIETPALSASSESPGLLRRQQGMTLLEVIVVMLIIVVMVISIYIGIVYAERQLLTNYRDRVATLLLNGELEMEYYRYSRSNPFQLQANVQYVIDDLNPDHIQHAYMTIERKTGQETSNEQLLNFVYLEATMRWTDQVTQKERFIRMREDYFLPNTGP; via the coding sequence ATGATCGAGACCCCTGCCCTTTCCGCAAGCTCAGAGTCCCCTGGCCTGCTGCGCAGGCAACAGGGCATGACCCTGCTTGAAGTAATAGTTGTGATGCTGATCATCGTGGTCATGGTGATCAGCATCTACATCGGCATCGTCTACGCGGAAAGGCAATTGCTGACCAATTACCGGGACCGCGTCGCCACCCTGCTGCTCAACGGCGAGCTGGAGATGGAATACTACCGCTATTCGCGCAGCAACCCGTTCCAACTCCAGGCCAACGTGCAGTATGTGATCGACGACCTGAACCCGGACCACATCCAGCACGCCTATATGACCATTGAGCGCAAGACCGGCCAGGAAACCTCAAACGAGCAGCTCCTGAACTTCGTGTACCTGGAGGCCACCATGAGGTGGACAGACCAGGTCACGCAAAAAGAACGTTTCATCCGTATGCGGGAAGACTATTTCCTGCCCAATACCGGACCATAA